The DNA window GTTCACTTTCTTACCGGCTTTAGTTTTCGTCGCGTAAGATTTTTATCCCACCGGCGGTGTAATATTCTCGGCAAATTACTTCCCCGTAGGGAATAAACCATTTATAACGTATTCGTAAACAAGCTTACACGATTTTACTCGACCAAATTTCCCGGTTTCGGTCACTTTTCATCCCTCCGAAGCTCCCACCCTTTCCGACCTCGAATGTTTACGCGGAatgtgaaagaagaaaaggttagatgtttaattaaaaaacgtCGAGGTACTAACTATTCGCGAAGTATGCAAAAGTAGAGAACTCGAAGCCGCTCACCGCTGGGTCAGAAATTACCCCCAAATACCGGCACCGGCCACCGGAAGACCGCCTTTGactaattttcactttgtaaTCAACCTCATCGTCCGGCCGAAACTCCGACGTCGGATATTTCGCGGATAACGAGATGTTTTCACAACGAAATCGGACCCGAATCAGCAATTTGCTTACATTTTGAACCGCGAATACGGGATTCTTCCTTCCACGAAATTATTAATACCGTACGGCCAACCATGCCGTGAGTAGGTAGTAAACGTGACTGTACAAAGTTTGTGCAAAATTCATTCGGTCGGAATATGTAATATCTCGAGGTAGATGTTAGGTTggattataatatatatgcgCGTGTAATTTAGTCTGTATCAAAAAAAGATcgagttgattttttttttatccctagggtttattcaaaatacaaatccgaaatatcgctgcaaatgatgaaaaaagaacGCTGTCGAATTTTGAGATCTCAATGTCGATATTAACAGGGTGCATCATAGCTATTTTCtgtttcccatttaaataacaattttttaactttggaATCTTTTAACTCGTCAACGCATCAGCTTACCGATAAGAGCCAGAACGTATTTTTGCAgggaattgaacgctctacaaaaaagtcCTATTGTCgttttatgataaatctactctttTAAAAGTTATTTACGGTCCTCTGTTGACCTTTGACCTTAAGTAACTTTTGGAAGAGTgtatttatcataaaatgacAAGAGGCCTTTTTTGCAGAGCGTTCATTTCCCTGCAAAAGTACGTTCTGGTCTTATCGGTGTACCAACGCGTTGACGacttgtgaataaaaaaaaaagaaaatacaaaatttgccatgttatttaaacgaAACACGCACCTCCAAATAAACATGAAGCGCTCAAATTTGGAGAGCATCTTTTTATTTCCTTGTATcggacaatatttttcacttaaattttgattagaaaaattatcgattttttttttcatcatacaaTCTCAATGTATGCAATGGTACATCCGTACAAGCCGAGGCGTTGAGCGCTTGCCGAATTTGTAATAATAGCCCGCGCTCCCCGTGTGATTTGTTCGTCACCTTTGACGACACTCCGGGAATTTTCGCGGATCTTTATGCGTCGCCTTGTCCCAGTAGAGCAGCCGGTAGGTAATACTCGCCAACTAATTTCTTGCGCTCTCTTTGGCTCGATCGAGATCGGAGAGTAGCTCAATTTTCATACCTGCTGCAGCTTATTTAACACAATACCGTGcgattactttttctttttccggCAATCaacgaaagagaaaattcCATCGAACATTGttattgatcattttttatttcttcgtcgTCGAGCTCGTTTCTAAACActctttatatatatgtatgcaatAAGCTTCTAGTCTGCATGCACTGCACTAGCTACGTATGACGTTATGAGTGTGCGGTAGCTGATTGAAGTACGATATGCGTTGATTATATTCAGTGTATCGATCAAGCAATGTGTCTTTGAGGGAGGGAGGGGCGCAGTTTGGACGGTTTAAAATTATAccgcattttctttttttctttttttttttttataaaaattaaaacacttggagcaatttcAGTTGGATGGCtatattatttgttatttcgagaatgtttgaatattttttcattgaaattaataacaaaacgGCGGCATGGCGGCATTCAAGTAGCGAACGACAAAGTTTTCAATCCGGTGGCGCAGAATCCTCGGTCAATTTTAATCCGatggagttgaaaaatttcgaaaaaatcttCTAAAACCTGATCGTTAATTCGAGCTCGTGgctagatttttttcaacttcaatccgaaaaatttcatcgtcaatattttttcaacaatctcTCAATGTCAATAAAATACCGAAACGTTTTTGAAACTACAAATAATAAATCCccgaaattgaaattgctcatttttcttaaaaaaaaaaaaaaaataaataaataaaataaaaaaaaactcctaaaaataggtatgattttgGACCGTCCGAGCTgtacctcccccccccccaagtTTACACGCACGTGCTCGAGTTATACAAGTGAATACCAGTTTGTGACGATTATCTGACGGATGACTTGTTCTGTTTCAGTGCCAGATGTCGGTCATCAAGGTACGACGCCGCCGCcccaacagcaacagcaacagcagcagcaacagcaacatcaacaacatcaACAGCAATATCTGCCACTTCCGCCACAGAACACTCTCATGCTCTCCGAACTTCCGGAACCCCCGATTCCCCTGAGCGAAATCGGTCCCATACCACCACCCCCTATGTTCAGCTCCCCGAGTCCGACATTGCTTTCGagacagcagcagcagcagcaacaacaacagcagcagcaacagcagcagcaacagcaacagcaacaacaacaacagcatcAGCATCAACATCAACATCAGCAAAGCACCGGAAGCGGCGTGCACAACGCGGTTCCCTTAGATCTGTCAGACTACGACTATGAAGGTAGGGAGAAGGTTGTTCGTCCTTCGTGATTTGTTTGCGTGCTTGTGGGTGTGCATTTTGTTGAACTCTGATCGATAAAACGGATCAGCCTGCGTAGAGactgcgatgaaaaaaaaaaaaatgtttgtactTCGTCATCGTTGAAGATGTAAATTTGgtcggagggggggggggggggagcctTTTCCGGTGGACAACCATTGAGTGATACGGAAAAATCGGTGATCCTTAGATCAGGGATCCAAGTTCGAAGTCGCGCACTTTTTGTCTCAGGcgaagtatataaaaaaaaaaacaaaaaaaaaagtaaaaaaaacgAGCTCGTTGCGTAAtcaattgtgaaaatttctcatctcgcgagacggagagagaaagagagagagagagagagagagagatagagagaaagatgTAGAGATAGAACGAATTACGGATAGGAAACTAGAGGGTCAACCCTTAACGCATATCGATgatctttttttaaaactataaTATGGATTTCCGCCGCGCGGCGTTAGCAGCGTGTGAACAAACAACAGGTTTCACTCGACGGACGACCGTCGTTTCgtcttttcttcgttttacaGATCAGGAAGAAATCGACGTCGAGGAGGACGACGAGTACGATCCGAGGTACATACTCAGGTTCTCGCAGCCAGATCCGGCCATCGATACGTCGAAGGTCGAGCAAATACCGGCCAAGGAACCAAAGTTTCACGCTATGCCGCTGAAGAGCGCCCTTAAGAAAAAGGGACCGGGAAGCGGACCCGGAACTCCGCAGAATACGCCGACCCAGGAAAACAGGCCCCTCACTCTACGTCAGGAGGTCTCTTTCAAGTAAGTTCCATGCCGAGTATGAAGCTGAGGGTGACGGATAGAAAGAGACGGATTCTAAACTTATTTTCCGGTGGTGAAATTACCGAACGAAAGTCAGCTGACTCGTTTGCAGAGTATATAGGCGAGTGTAcaagttgaagaaaatttttaaattgactCTTCGATTACTTAAACCGATTGCTGGAGGGTTGTGAtgtgtgtttttatttttttctaatttttttatttcttgtaattttaaaaGTGAGGATCGAACGGATAAAACCAAAAAAGATGAATAACTGGTACGCTTCTCTTACCTCTTCTTTGTTATTGCAGTTCTGTTAATTTTGCTCACGCGGCTTCGTTTAGAGAGACTTTTTCTTCTGTTTGgtattttcgttgtttttaaaaattgcagaACGCTCGAGCCGCGTAGAGAGACTCTTGGCTTTACTACATTACTCGACATTGCATTTATTaccttaattattttttatccaattaaCCGTACATTTATACGTACGCCAATTGTTGTTGGGATTGGAAATGAGAATCGCGCTGATATTACACTCGCCAACTATAGTCATCTTAGGATTATCGCCTTAGGCACGAATCGTGGCGCAcacgtataaataaacatacatatatatatatatatatatatatgtgtgtaggtatatattatacttacgGTCAGGATTTCACTATAATCAGTAAAAGAAGAATGTTTTTCTTATGCTTAACAGAAGGCTACCGTTGAGGCCTAGGATAAGAATATGGTAATTGGGAATTGGAATAACTTTAATAATACGCATGTCAcgcaagaaaataaaactcaaCTAACAATCGTATTctaaatgatgataaaaaaaaaaaaaaaaagaaaaaaaaagaagctttTAATCTGTGTCGTTGATGACGatgaaagagaggaaaaattttctaatccATAAAGACTCGATAAATAATATcccattatttttcttgaccACGTGTACATTATTGTATAGAAAACGCATGGAATGAGCTATAGTTACATTTTCAGATTGTCCCGCGTATTTAAGCATGAGAAAATCGCAGGGAAATTCAttgttacattttattatttctacaACGATCCTCTGTCACGATTTTTCACATCTACCCACAATTATCGTACAAGCCTCTCGATTTTTGCACCGTCattatcccccccccccccccccccgtctcGTCATACCTGACACCTAATTTCGACCacgaactgaaaaaaaaaaaaaatctctcggATCATTAAATTATCGATGGGAGCACTCATACATGTGTATCTGGGTGAACGTTGCAAacgaatgaatttaatttcaacgtATCAGTGCTCGCCGAAAAGAATGTGGCTTccttgaatgaattttatacaagtatatatatatatatacataggtatataacaAATGTACGTGTTTGTTTCCCTTTCCATCCTATTTGTCGCGTCGTACGAGAAgtggatatatgtatacaagtACGAAAATATTAAAGCCAAAAACGATGTTGAAATCAATtacgaagtgaaaaaaaaaagaaaaatgtagagaaattgtacatttttccGTTTCTGATTTCGATTTTGATCAGTTGATAAGTAaatgcttgttttttttttttttttggaagaTTGGTGTGAATCGATGACGATTTTTGTCACTCGAGACTCGAAGGAACGTTGTTTCGAGTTATAGAAACGTCGATGAAAATCTGCGACCCCCGAAAACGTCGCCGACTAATCAACGAAACTTTGTATTTGATTCGCTTTAGCAGTCGACCCGTTCGATTCGGTCTGGCTCTGCCTTGCACTTTGGAGAACAAGGAGAACGCGAGGCCGTACGTGATCCGGGAAGATACCGAAGGCGACACCGGGGACGGACAGGTTCTCTACCgagacgaggaggacgaggagagTGAGTGTAATGGAAATTTAATGATCATCGATAAAAGTCCTTTTCCCTTGGGTTTCTTACCATCGACGATTATCTCTCAACACGCTCGTTCATCACCtgtatatgtttatatttatgtttaattatgtttgtttattcgaaaatatcgCCGTACCGGAAATCTATAATTACACGtcttctcccccccccctcccatTTCCTCTCTCAGTTTCCGTTTCTATAACTGCGGGTAAAAGAATATTCGCAGCAACGCGTCACGTTACACAATACATATAATGCTACGGATCAACCTTCATCGATAACTAATTTTATCCGCCACCGCCaatttgtatatacatatgcatattcatacatatacatacatatatgtgtgtgtgcgtgtatgtgTCATATTCTAATGTATGATAAAAGCGCTGCTTGCACGTGTTGCGGATGTGGCTCATCGCCTGTCTACTATTTATCCTTGTGCAGTGTCTTCCTGACTCTTGGCATGCCTCGGTCagcgattttcaatttagtttCGTCGCGAGTTTGTTCAACGTacgttgaagaaaataaatcacacacacacacacatacacagaGAGAGAAATACACGCGTACGTATATCGATGAAtagataaatgaaaaagtgatttttccGTACGTAGACTCGATAAATGCGttccactctctctctctctttctctctctgtctctctttctctctctctctctctctctctctctctctctctctctctctctctctctttacctTTGTGTTTtgctctctccttctctccgtATCATCGCGCTTTGCAACAAGTGAAATGACATCGGCAGATTTCACTGGGTACAATTGTCTATTAAGCAATAGCAATCGATGAAGCTTAATTTCTAAACAGCGAAACTAAAAGGGGAGGGGAATATGTTGTCAATTTTGACCGCGTCTACAATCTCGATCACTCAGGCGCCGAatagaaatgaagaaattgtCTCTTTCCGGAGGAGCAGAAGTTGCTCGGTTCCAATAGTTGGTACGGATGAATCAGTGTAGTTGGATCCGTTAGTCGTATATCGATTGACGATTTGTTTgaccatttttaatttgcatgaaaatttgtttgtatTATTGAACATCGTATTTCCTTATCCTTTTTAAGCAACCTGatcgaggttttttttttttcttttatccaTGCGTAAAATCGTggtattatttgttttttcagatCGTCTTGCGGCAAAAATTGCAAGGAAGGAATCGTTGTCTCTGAAATTGGCACTTAGGCCAGACAGGCAGGAGCTCATCAATAGAAATATCCTTCAGATACAATCGGACAATGAGCGGCAAGAATCTAAGGAGGCAATCGGAGCCAGGCTGATAAGGTAGATACgagtaaaaagttttttgatttatCATTCGTTATACATGAATTGGTCGTTGAAcgagtagaaattttttcacaccacAGCAAAGTTcggtgaatataaatttttcataactttgACACTGTTCTGGAACTCCTAAAAATTACTTTCACCCTTATGCGTTAGACGGGGAATTATTGTTAGTGCACGATATCACTCGTATACGTGCGATTCAACCCCGAAAAAATGGCCGCGTTGTGTTCAACGTCGGTTGAGTCAACAATTGTTCACCTGATTTGCTGACCGCATCACGTTCGTTTCGTTTACAGGCGGCTGAGCATGCGGCCAACGCAAGAAGAGCTGGAGgaacgaaatattttgaaaagtaagcATTGTAATTCATATTAGATCAAGATTGTATGACAAATTTTAAGTTTTCATCGAACGATCATCTCTGTTTTTAATTTCGCGATGGTTGAGAAATTGGAAATCGAAGATTGAATGACATCTGATAATTGTTATACTTTTCGGCTTTGTTACGGTGTATCGATATCTTGCGGCATTCTAATTACATTGAGCGAAAGATATAGAAGACCACTTGAAAAACGTAAACAATCCGTAATCAACACTTGGAGACTTGACAGTCTTCCGGTATGTCTTGTGAAAAGTGGacacgttttttcttttttctacgaTTTGGTGTGGGAACGAAATCTTTAACGGTGAAtgatggaatttttattatagaACAAAGTCCAGCCGAGGAGAAAAAGcagaaggaagaaaagaagCGTTACCTCTTACGGAAACTCAGCTTCAGGCCGACCGTagaagaattgaaagaaaaaaaggtgcGCGCAATAACAACGACTGAAATTAAAACCTTGATTTTCACATACGTCCGTGCACTCGCATCTAATCTCCTCTTGTGTCAACGCTTTTTTGCAGATCATCAGGTTTAACGATTACATCGAGGTGACGCAGGCGCACGACTACGACAGAAGGGCCGACAAGCCTTGGACGAGATTAACGCCAAAGGATAAAGCAGCCATTCGTAAGGAGCTGAACGAATTCAAAAGCTCCGAAATGGCGGTACACGAGGACAGTAGACACCTGACTAGGTGAGCCGACCACGTCCGACGCGGTTCTCGATTTATACGGCGAAAAAGGTTTCCCCGTTGTCTCCGATATTTAtgggattttctttttatctgtTTCCAGGTTCCATAGGCCATGACAATTGCAATGTGTTAAGGTGCTAGAGTGTGATGCGGGTTCAGGTGCGGTTCAAGTGCGTCGGATTCGCTCTGAGCTTCGGTTAAATCCGTGCAATAATGTCACATCTATGAATTATACAGAGTGCGCGACGACGCCTTTACTGGCGGTTATCAAATCGCCATTTTCACCGTACGCAAGGTTATTTCTATCACCGGCGTCGGCGATTATTGTGATAGGGTGATCTGTCCGATATTTAGCGACGGGTCACTCGCTGATCTTAAGGCTCTAGTTCGCACGCgagtttcgaaaattctaCATATTGTTTGTCTCGATATTCGCGAAACTTTACCGGCGTTCAAACAACATTTCTTACCATCGGGAAAAGTACGAGGAGTATCGATGCTGTTGCAGATTTGTCAAACGAATTTATAGCTCGGTTTTCCTCGTTTGTTACCGATATACTTCGCCAACTTTACCGCTGGATTGTAATCCGTCTCGAGTGCGAACTGATTCCTTATGCACGTAAACACCATTTGCTAGCAAGCTGGCTCTGCGCTAATATCTGGCACGCGTGAAAagttcgtttcttttctttttctttaaaatcaACACGTTCTTCTTTGCGATTTGAACTAGTTTCTTGTGCGGTTATAAGTTTGTCTTtcgataaattaattatacggTGACGATGATTAATTGTTATTGCCAGATGATGTTATTTGGCAGAGCTATCTTGGATTGCGAACGCTtacgatttattattattacaaatataagtactatatatatatgtatgtatgtatgtatgtatgtatgtatgtatgtatgtatgtacgtatgtacgtatatacgtaaatGCATACAAATACAGACGTTCTGTGCAATATTATAGTTTGCACGTTATAGAGCGttttaatatgtatacataatagtAGTTGATATTGTATTGACTTCAATCACTTATCagaataggaaaaaaaaaacagattaaaaattcaacaagaaatataaataaaaaataaaaccataAATATTAACTTGATAATTGATTTTGGTAAATTATCAATAAAACGAAATTGATAAAAGTCCGTGAATTTATTGAATCGctgaaaacgaaataaaatgttACTCGTTAGTTGTTGGCtgaataaaatacatattgttagaattgttgaaaaagaaggggagaaaaaaattaccggtAACAATACGTGTCCTACGGCTTCATTTTCGTATTAACATCTTTTGCACAAATTCTTGGACGTAATCTTCGATAAACATAAATCAATGaacaaataaatcatttaATAACACGTCATCTAATCTGATCATTGTCCAGGTTCTGACTAAGCGAAAAGATTGGAAACTCAATTGTACTCTCTAACATTTAacaatagtcaattttttgtcaaacctTTGTCCGTGTCGTGTAAATAACGTCATAATTTCAACCGAAAGAAGgtgtataatattgttataattttcaaaagctCAAATCTGTCtttgttttaatattttcaacttgattaagtgtgtttgttttttctttttatcattattatttcttcaacGATGAGCATGCTTTTATCAAGAAGGGTGAACTTtgagaagtatatttttattgagtATAAGTCGAtgcgtgtaattttttttttttttttttttcgtcgctATCGATGTCGaagtcgtgaaaatttttaaccactATGTCCGATTTTCTAACCCTTTCTCGCATcagaataataatagtagtagtagtagtagtagtagtagtagtagtagtagtagtagtagtagtagtagtaaaaGTAGTAGTAGTACTAGTACTAGTACTAGTACTAGTAGCAGTAGTGgcagtagtagtagtagtagttataacaataataattataataataacaaaaacaacaacaataataataaacgtaatagtaatattaataataattgaatagttgtacaatacaatatttaaatttgtATCCATCGTAGacgcaataaaatatttaaaacaaagGAAGCTCGTGTAAAACAAAGTGAAATtaagaagagaagaggaggaaaaaaaattaaaaacagacgcgtaataaattttctgtatATATCGTCTAGGAGATAAGCTCcgttatataattatataaataattacgtAGTAACTGCGCTATataattgaaagaaagaataataataataataataataataataataacaacaacaacagtaatgaaaataataattttcgttcttgttatcatcatcatcattattattattatagtaatgaaaattataaatataatcttAATattgcgttaaaaaaaagtatgtgCATTTTCCAGCACAGAAAGTTGGTATTTTGTGTACAAAAGTTGTTGAACATTTGTGGCTGTAATAATTGGTTGAGTAGGGAaatgtatctttttttttcgtggaaAAGATAATGCTACTGATGCTGCATTTATCGTGCAAGCATTTCAGGGAAGCATTTACACAGCAGGTTCAACTATACTAGACGATATAAAGCAATTTCTCTTTATCGTCGAAAACAGCATCTGTACGGACGCTGAGCAGTGAGCTGCTTCTTTAGTCCgcgatttacttgaaaagaACTAGATAATAGCAGAGTATTGTTTTGTACCGCCTAGAGAAACGGTGAGAATTCGTAGAAGAGTAATATTATGCGTTATAAATTAAACGGGAAGAAAGGagaggaaattaaaaaatcatagtATTATGTCCGTGTAAAGAACAAATTTAACTCGtatgaaataataacgataCTAATATAAAAACTAATGgcaaattgaagaaaaaaaggtaaaaagaaaaaaaaaaaatggtgatgAGGAAACGAAGTggaaaattaataaagaaagaaactcGATCATTCACAGTACAGTAAACGATACTTTTAAGTAAATGAATGTAAtgcaaatattgaaatatgatGTAGCTTAATAAATAAAGCCGTGTTAGGCTCAGAGATTTTTACCAAATGACTCCGCAACGCGGGGAGCAGTAAATAAGAAGTAAATTTCACTCTTTTGTAGGAGTTGAGagaaataatacaaaaatgaagaaaaagtaaaaactatACGAGTGCAAGATAAACATTACGAGAAAGGTGCGTAATACTTGTTTCGTAAAATTATTCTGTTGATATAGAAAATTTTGACGTAATAAGGATAATCTTGTTACAACGAATAAATAGTTGACCAATTGAGTTATTGTTAAATAACAATTCGTTTCACAGTATGTGAACATGTGTTTACATGTGTTATGCATACCTGGATTCattagttgtttttttctgtctcgtattttctcttcttccaGTATGCTCTACGCATGAATTTATTTGCCATACGttcgtaaataattaaaaaaatatcattcatcAAATCATGCGAATTCGGCGAAGCAAAAATAAACATCTTATTTTTTAAGTATGAAAACTCGGTAAAAATATGCCAAAAGTAGGTAGATACTGCTATACTGGTACGACTAAATCAATATTACTGTTTATCGATTTATGATCGATTGACACTTGCGACGTCAACgagtgaataataattgtacatTTTAACGCGAAAGTCGATCTCCAATTTCGAATTCAGCTCTTGCTGTTGTTCCAAACGCAGGGCTAATCGTGGTGTAATGTTTATTTTGTTAGCGCATTGTCCTGTAAGCATAATAAAATTCGCTTAAAACATATTATGTATTTAAAACTACAAATTGTTATTTGATCAGCAACCGATTGTCAATATTTTGTACACGCTGTTGAACAAGAACacgtaaaagaagaagacgatgaaaacaaaaaaagaattgtatcatatagaaaaaaaagaaaaaaaaaaactgtagacttaagaataataatgtatataattattactgtAAACTCTAATTAATAAtccaaaaaaacgaaaaacgaaaaaaacaaacataatgaaataaaacctTACTCATTGAAAgaacaagataaaaaatttcaaaatctattGAGTATATgattttgaagagaaaaaaacgctgtgttattttcgatttaaaaataattctctttGTTATTAGTTTATATACTATTATGATTACtgcaatttattattatatattattaatgaaatgaaatactGTAACAAAGTACTGTTAACTATtcttaaaatattaaaactttTGTAAACTGATACAATTACTATCATAATTATTACcgtaattatttgtttaatttttcattccgatGTTTGCCCTGGcttatcataattatttactaaaatttcacgatattaatatttacaaatttctgtTGGTATGTGCTTCGACAGAGATATTCCATGCATACTAAGACATCGGGAATCGTATTACGGAAGACAATCGCATTTTTAAATGCAGGTATACTTTGCACACcggtatttatttatttttataactttcgGACTCTTCTATATTCCGGTTTTCCGATTTTCCAGAACGAATCGACTTTCGATACATCCAGGAAGTAAGAAGACGCCGATCACATCGCGAGATACCATGAAGGCAATGGACGATTCAAAATTCCCTCTTGACTTTCGGCATGCTTCGCAATCCATCCGCAGCGCGGCGACACCGTTCGAGTATAAAAGTAGCGGCCTCGATTGTCGTTTGTTGCTAACTGTTATTTCCAGTTAACATCGTTCGCAGGTAAGAAAGAACGGCGGTTGCTGttcgaataaattataaatgcCGATACGTAGTTTACTGACTGATGATTAAACCTCGTCATGCTCGAGTACGACGGTAAAACTCTCATTAAACCATGTTTGTACGTTTCCGCAGGTACTCGGAGTTCGAATGAAGGATGTGCGTCGAAGTACGAGCGTTTGATCCACGCCATCTTGTTCAATCCATGAACTCGATCAAAGTCAGGTTCGGACAATGTATTAAttgccaaatttttcttctaccaATCTCGAGTGTTCCATTTCTGGAATGTGGAGATTAGTGGAAGAGAGTTGACGTCAAAGAAACACACAAATTGTGTCTcgaatttgatttgaaattcgtgAATTTTCAGGCGCAGTATCGCGATGGTCATTTATCAGAATCCATTCGACGAGAATTCGGAGAAAACGGATGCGTGAAACATCGTCGGACGAAACCTGGAAAGGTAAGAAATAAGAATCATTTCGATTTTTGTGTTACACGGACGATTAAAAAGCGGATTTTCTCATCGCAGATTTCGCCGCAATCTTTATCGAAGTCTCGATACAAAATGGCGGCCGTAACAAACTTTTCGGAATGTTATTACTCTTAGTTTATCGATTGTTTCTAACTATCGATGGTGATTGTCGAACTATCTGTCGTTTTCATTTCAcatattgttcaattttccGATAACTATTCCGAATCAATTCGGAATTAACGATAAGTTCATTTTGCCCTGGAAAATACAACCCTCTTGAATCTGCGGTGCTAGAATTGCTAGATTTCAGTTATTGCGTCTATCATTTCTTACCGCCCGTTCAGTGGCAAAATACGTTACGCACAGTGTTTGATTACccatattgttttttttcttcttactaAAGACCACCCTTAATGCACGCGAATACCAAAAGCTAGCGTataaaatgatatataattaCATAATTGCGTATAAAAAGAAGCAAAGTTTAGCAAAGCTTGACAAGTGTAGCAGCCTGCAAGTGTGa is part of the Neodiprion virginianus isolate iyNeoVirg1 chromosome 5, iyNeoVirg1.1, whole genome shotgun sequence genome and encodes:
- the LOC124305937 gene encoding phosphatase and actin regulator 4-like isoform X1 translates to MAESEGSTVSCVSNSSRGEDKVQVSNDEGSLPGLLAGEDALHEVAVGAAVRESSQNSTEQRQAKANGDTAKKQNGTALRTNSLGSGARTPPLERKSKFSAFGRLFKPWKWKRKKKSDKFEAASRSLERKISVRANREELVQKGILLPESPSSPIPEHGPAGDPGIIQLPPSTLSQQQQQLQQQLQQHHQQQQQQLQQQQQQQQQQQQQQQQQQQQQQQQQQQQQNSHGTPASTPNSGGSSVHHQQNQQNQSSQSGTPTPTTANPPSSIDGQPSSQPSPRPSPLTPCLQSSGQLNGNTQEPKKEKTEQSGNGALSPSGEHPNSGSVVPVSTAPCSANDQQKPNRPSTLGAPGKLTRRLFCYHSEHCMSRQSPPRQNRHAGSGMPDVGHQGTTPPPQQQQQQQQQQQHQQHQQQYLPLPPQNTLMLSELPEPPIPLSEIGPIPPPPMFSSPSPTLLSRQQQQQQQQQQQQQQQQQQQQQQQQHQHQHQHQQSTGSGVHNAVPLDLSDYDYEDQEEIDVEEDDEYDPRYILRFSQPDPAIDTSKVEQIPAKEPKFHAMPLKSALKKKGPGSGPGTPQNTPTQENRPLTLRQEVSFKRLPLRPRIRICSRPVRFGLALPCTLENKENARPYVIREDTEGDTGDGQVLYRDEEDEENRLAAKIARKESLSLKLALRPDRQELINRNILQIQSDNERQESKEAIGARLIRRLSMRPTQEELEERNILKKQSPAEEKKQKEEKKRYLLRKLSFRPTVEELKEKKIIRFNDYIEVTQAHDYDRRADKPWTRLTPKDKAAIRKELNEFKSSEMAVHEDSRHLTRFHRP
- the LOC124305937 gene encoding phosphatase and actin regulator 4-like isoform X2, whose amino-acid sequence is MAESEGSTVSCVSNSSRGEDKVQVSNDEGSLPGLLAGEDALHEVAVGAAVRESSQNSTEQRQAKANGDTAKKQNGTALRTNSLGSGARTPPLERKSKFSAFGRLFKPWKWKRKKKSDKFEAASRSLERKISVRANREELVQKGILLPESPSSPIPEHGPAGDPGIIQLPPSTLSQQQQQLQQQLQQHHQQQQQQLQQQQQQQQQQQQQQQQQQQQQQQQQQQQQNSHGTPASTPNSGGSSVHHQQNQQNQSSQSGTPTPTTANPPSSIDGQPSSQPSPRPSPLTPCLQSSGQLNGNTQEPKKEKTEQSGNGALSPSGEHPNSGSVVPVSTAPCSANDQQKPNRPSTLGAPGKLTRRLFCYHSEHCMSRQSPPRQNRHAGSGMPDVGHQGTTPPPQQQQQQQQQQQHQQHQQQYLPLPPQNTLMLSELPEPPIPLSEIGPIPPPPMFSSPSPTLLSRQQQQQQQQQQQQQQQQQQQQQQQQHQHQHQHQQSTGSGVHNAVPLDLSDYDYEDQEEIDVEEDDEYDPRYILRFSQPDPAIDTSKVEQIPAKEPKFHAMPLKSALKKKGPGSGPGTPQNTPTQENRPLTLRQEVSFNSRPVRFGLALPCTLENKENARPYVIREDTEGDTGDGQVLYRDEEDEESEYRLAAKIARKESLSLKLALRPDRQELINRNILQIQSDNERQESKEAIGARLIRRLSMRPTQEELEERNILKKQSPAEEKKQKEEKKRYLLRKLSFRPTVEELKEKKIIRFNDYIEVTQAHDYDRRADKPWTRLTPKDKAAIRKELNEFKSSEMAVHEDSRHLTRFHRP